A window of the Nocardia sp. NBC_01329 genome harbors these coding sequences:
- a CDS encoding beta-ketoacyl synthase N-terminal-like domain-containing protein, which translates to MSITGIGAVTGYGWGRETFWAGVTSGRSAARFEPGYGLEPGTGGWAALVPEGGDPAYGTRYGRAVFAAVDEAFTDARARGWEPGPRVGLVHAAVLGDVRHRRDFSGPAGESFRGRDFLRLLPSTPASVVTQAFGFTGPVMGVSAACSSANVAILQARLWFAAGLVDDVVCVASDLSATPELIRQFAKLGAAVVDVESLRGCRPFQEGSRGFSVGEAAVGFVLSRGSGRAYATILGGAMNSEAHHVVSVEPSHDRIVDCARHALADAGVTAAEIEFFNAHGTGTAQCDRAERDLLTRVFDDRPAVYSMKPLAGHCQSASGAVELAAAALGYERGIIPAPPASAAAHPRLLNGASPAGPGLTAKLSLGMGGNNSMVVLGPGGA; encoded by the coding sequence ATGTCGATAACCGGGATCGGTGCGGTCACCGGGTACGGATGGGGGCGGGAAACATTCTGGGCGGGGGTAACGAGCGGTCGATCCGCGGCCCGGTTCGAACCCGGATACGGGTTGGAACCGGGGACCGGCGGCTGGGCGGCGCTGGTACCCGAGGGCGGTGATCCCGCGTACGGCACGCGCTACGGGCGGGCGGTGTTCGCGGCGGTCGACGAGGCGTTCACCGATGCCCGGGCCCGCGGCTGGGAGCCCGGTCCCCGAGTGGGTCTGGTGCACGCGGCGGTGCTCGGTGACGTCCGGCACCGGCGGGATTTCTCCGGACCCGCCGGGGAGAGTTTCCGGGGCCGGGATTTCCTCCGTCTGCTGCCCTCCACACCTGCCTCGGTGGTGACCCAGGCCTTCGGTTTCACCGGGCCGGTGATGGGGGTCTCCGCGGCGTGCAGCTCGGCCAATGTCGCGATATTGCAGGCGCGGCTGTGGTTCGCCGCGGGGCTGGTGGACGATGTGGTGTGCGTGGCCTCGGATCTGTCGGCCACTCCGGAGCTCATCCGGCAGTTCGCGAAACTCGGCGCCGCCGTCGTCGATGTCGAATCGCTGCGTGGGTGCCGACCGTTCCAGGAGGGCAGCCGAGGTTTCAGTGTAGGAGAGGCCGCGGTGGGGTTCGTGCTCAGTCGCGGTTCGGGCCGGGCCTACGCCACCATCCTCGGTGGGGCGATGAACAGCGAGGCCCATCATGTGGTTTCGGTGGAGCCGAGCCACGATCGGATCGTGGACTGCGCTAGGCACGCCCTGGCCGATGCCGGGGTCACCGCAGCGGAGATCGAGTTCTTCAACGCGCACGGTACGGGAACCGCCCAGTGCGACCGTGCCGAACGGGATCTGCTCACCCGGGTGTTCGACGACCGGCCCGCGGTGTACTCGATGAAACCGCTGGCCGGGCACTGCCAGTCCGCTTCCGGCGCCGTCGAGCTCGCGGCCGCGGCGCTGGGGTACGAGCGCGGGATCATCCCGGCACCACCCGCGTCGGCGGCGGCCCACCCCCGGCTGTTGAACGGTGCGTCCCCGGCCGGGCCCGGACTCACGGCCAAACTGTCGCTCGGGATGGGCGGTAACAATTCGATGGTGGTTCTGGGGCCGGGCGGAGCCTGA
- a CDS encoding diguanylate cyclase domain-containing protein: MGERRATAAEQLAHRYRSLVEHSPDGVCVHERGIVVYANPAALRIMGAEKLAEVLGQHIARFVHPDFRQPMYERIAGLTATGIASEASEMVLLALDGREVPVETVSVLTAWHDRLAYQVVIHDLTAQKAAERAQRRAEQHFTTVVSQLEEGVAVFYRDGTIASANPAARRIFGIDDRTQLVGANITELPLELLDANGRSLPRERHPVARTLATGETVTAYVFAIVRPDGQQRWLSVSSRLLNPDEQGTAAVCSFADITEHLASRRQLEYQATHDPLTGLANRSLILSQLSGALAASGTQRVSTVMFIDLDGFKSINDTMGHAIGDTVLRIVAHRLQRALRADDLVGRLGGDEFLVLLAGRPGDEELEPLVQRLRAAMAEPIVARGHRIAVNASIGVTTLEPGDTRTPEAVLHDADVAMYQAKSPTRRDGALGRAIRGDNSNVS, encoded by the coding sequence ATGGGAGAGCGCAGGGCAACTGCCGCTGAGCAGCTCGCGCATCGGTACCGCTCCCTGGTCGAACACTCCCCTGACGGCGTCTGCGTCCACGAACGCGGCATCGTCGTCTACGCCAATCCCGCGGCCCTGCGGATCATGGGTGCCGAGAAGCTCGCCGAGGTACTGGGTCAGCACATCGCCCGTTTCGTCCATCCGGATTTCCGGCAGCCGATGTACGAACGCATCGCCGGCCTGACCGCGACCGGTATCGCTTCCGAAGCCAGCGAGATGGTGTTGCTGGCGCTGGACGGGCGTGAGGTTCCGGTGGAAACCGTCTCGGTACTCACCGCCTGGCACGACCGCCTCGCCTACCAGGTGGTGATCCACGATCTCACCGCCCAGAAAGCGGCCGAGCGAGCCCAGCGCCGCGCCGAACAGCACTTCACCACGGTGGTCTCCCAGCTCGAGGAGGGGGTGGCGGTCTTCTATCGGGACGGCACCATCGCCTCGGCCAACCCCGCCGCCCGCCGGATCTTCGGCATCGACGACCGGACCCAGCTGGTGGGTGCCAACATCACCGAGCTGCCCCTGGAGCTGCTGGACGCGAACGGCCGGTCACTGCCTCGGGAACGGCATCCGGTGGCCCGGACGCTGGCCACCGGTGAAACCGTCACCGCCTACGTTTTCGCGATCGTCCGCCCGGACGGCCAGCAGCGCTGGCTGTCGGTGTCGAGCCGATTGCTCAACCCCGACGAGCAGGGCACCGCAGCGGTGTGTTCGTTCGCCGATATCACCGAACACCTGGCCAGCCGCCGCCAGCTCGAGTATCAGGCCACCCACGATCCGCTCACCGGCTTGGCGAACCGGTCGCTGATCCTTTCCCAATTGTCGGGGGCGCTCGCGGCCAGCGGTACCCAACGGGTGTCCACGGTCATGTTCATCGACCTCGACGGCTTCAAATCGATCAACGACACGATGGGGCACGCCATCGGCGACACCGTCCTGCGGATCGTGGCCCACCGCCTACAGCGCGCGCTACGCGCCGACGATCTGGTGGGCCGGCTCGGCGGTGACGAATTCCTGGTGCTGCTGGCCGGGCGGCCGGGCGATGAAGAGCTCGAACCGCTGGTCCAACGGTTGCGAGCAGCCATGGCCGAGCCGATCGTCGCCCGCGGGCACCGGATCGCGGTCAACGCGTCCATCGGTGTGACCACGTTGGAGCCCGGGGATACCCGGACCCCGGAGGCGGTGCTGCACGACGCGGATGTGGCCATGTACCAGGCGAAATCGCCGACCCGGCGCGACGGCGCGCTGGGTCGCGCGATCCGCGGCGACAACTCGAACGTCTCCTGA
- a CDS encoding HelD family protein — MAPAAAAPPDAATRDLDHEQAYLSVLYERLDGMRAYADNRLRTVLLENGGTPQARTERESFTQLYTEDLAKYDAAEHGLCFGRIDLADDHSDPEQRYIGRLGILDEDNDYEPLLLDWRAPLARPFYLATTAAPDGVLRRRHIRSRNRRVTAVNDEYLDLDVARQAGATASEGGVGSESALLAALNAARTGQMADIVETIQSEQDAIIRAEHKSVLVVQGGPGTGKTAVALHRAAYLLYTYRQQLAKSGVLIIGPNATFLNYIGQVLPSLGETGVLLSTIGDLYPGVKATLTDSLRAGELKGSTSVLEILKNAVRDRQQVPSEPVTLSFDGYPVTLDRKIVTRARGRARSSRRSHNLARPVFASMVIEALTDQLAQTMGADPAGNGRSLLSAADLSEISDELRADPKVQRVLAELWPLLTPQQVLGDLFADSDRLDRAAGKLLEPADRAELLRTGTGTGEFSAADAPLLDELAELLGTDDAEERERARRRWRAQLAEAQDALDILTGSAPQDLEDELDPEILMAYDLIDASQLAERQQVRNRQTTAERAAGDRTWTYGHVIVDEAQELSEMAWRMVMRRIPNRWITVVGDIAQTGDPAGASSWSDMLEPYVAKRWKRTELTVNYRTPSEIMAVAADVLATIDPTAEVPRSVRDSGRPPRAHRVAAAELAPALAGLLTEEQGPGTVAVLTPAELVAEFSGLASESVRVLTVGEVKGLEFDAVYLVEPAAVIAESPRGRNDLYVAITRATQRLTVVHSGELPPELRRLAH; from the coding sequence CTGGCGCCCGCCGCCGCGGCGCCTCCGGACGCGGCGACGCGGGACCTCGATCACGAACAGGCATATCTGTCGGTGCTCTACGAGCGGCTCGACGGGATGCGCGCGTACGCCGACAACCGGCTGCGCACCGTCCTGCTGGAAAACGGGGGTACTCCGCAGGCGCGCACCGAACGGGAATCGTTCACCCAGCTCTATACCGAGGATCTCGCCAAATACGATGCCGCCGAACACGGCCTGTGTTTCGGCCGGATCGATCTGGCCGACGACCACAGCGATCCGGAACAGCGCTATATCGGCCGTCTGGGGATCCTCGATGAGGACAACGATTACGAACCCCTGCTACTGGACTGGCGGGCCCCGCTGGCCCGGCCGTTCTATCTGGCCACCACCGCCGCACCCGACGGTGTGCTGCGCCGCCGCCATATCCGCTCCCGCAACCGCCGGGTGACCGCGGTCAACGACGAATACCTGGATCTGGATGTGGCCCGGCAGGCCGGAGCCACCGCGTCGGAGGGTGGAGTCGGCAGCGAGAGCGCGCTGCTGGCGGCGTTGAACGCCGCCCGCACGGGTCAGATGGCCGACATCGTGGAAACGATCCAGAGCGAACAGGACGCGATCATCCGTGCCGAGCACAAGAGTGTGCTCGTGGTGCAGGGCGGTCCCGGCACCGGCAAGACCGCGGTGGCCCTGCACCGTGCGGCCTATCTCCTGTACACCTATCGACAGCAGCTGGCCAAGAGCGGTGTGCTCATCATCGGCCCCAACGCCACCTTCCTGAACTACATCGGCCAGGTATTGCCGTCACTGGGTGAGACCGGGGTGTTGCTGTCCACCATCGGTGATCTGTATCCGGGTGTGAAGGCTACGCTGACCGACTCGCTCCGGGCCGGGGAGCTCAAGGGTTCGACGAGCGTGCTGGAGATCCTGAAGAACGCCGTGCGCGACCGACAGCAGGTGCCGAGTGAACCCGTCACCCTGAGTTTCGACGGATACCCGGTGACCCTGGACCGTAAGATCGTCACCCGGGCCCGGGGCCGGGCTCGCTCGTCGCGCCGCTCGCACAACCTGGCTCGCCCCGTCTTCGCCTCGATGGTGATCGAAGCGCTCACCGACCAGCTCGCGCAGACCATGGGAGCCGATCCGGCCGGTAACGGGCGCAGCCTGCTCAGCGCCGCCGATCTGTCCGAGATCAGCGACGAATTGCGTGCCGACCCGAAGGTGCAGCGGGTGCTGGCCGAACTGTGGCCGTTGCTCACTCCGCAGCAGGTACTGGGCGATCTGTTCGCCGACTCCGATCGTCTCGACCGCGCCGCCGGCAAACTGCTCGAACCGGCCGACCGAGCCGAACTGCTGCGCACCGGCACCGGCACCGGCGAGTTCAGTGCCGCCGACGCCCCCTTGTTGGACGAGCTCGCCGAACTCCTGGGCACCGACGACGCGGAGGAGCGTGAACGTGCCCGGCGGCGCTGGCGCGCCCAGCTCGCCGAGGCCCAGGACGCGCTGGACATCCTCACCGGATCAGCCCCGCAGGACCTCGAGGACGAACTCGACCCGGAGATCCTGATGGCCTACGACCTCATCGACGCGAGCCAGCTCGCCGAACGCCAGCAGGTGCGCAACCGGCAGACGACGGCCGAGCGCGCCGCGGGCGATCGCACCTGGACCTACGGCCATGTGATCGTGGACGAGGCGCAGGAGTTGTCGGAGATGGCCTGGCGCATGGTGATGCGCCGGATCCCGAACCGGTGGATCACCGTGGTCGGCGATATCGCGCAGACCGGTGATCCGGCAGGCGCGAGCTCGTGGTCGGACATGCTCGAGCCGTATGTGGCGAAGCGGTGGAAACGCACCGAGCTCACCGTGAACTACCGGACCCCGTCGGAGATCATGGCGGTGGCTGCCGACGTCCTGGCCACCATCGATCCCACCGCCGAGGTGCCGCGCTCGGTCCGCGATTCGGGAAGGCCGCCGCGGGCGCATCGGGTGGCCGCGGCGGAACTGGCACCGGCCCTGGCCGGTCTGCTCACCGAGGAACAGGGCCCCGGCACCGTCGCGGTCCTGACGCCCGCTGAACTCGTCGCCGAATTCTCCGGGCTGGCAAGCGAATCCGTACGGGTGCTCACGGTGGGCGAAGTCAAAGGCCTGGAATTCGACGCGGTGTATCTCGTGGAACCGGCTGCGGTGATCGCCGAATCACCGCGCGGGCGCAACGATCTGTACGTCGCGATCACCCGGGCCACACAGCGGCTCACGGTGGTACACAGTGGAGAGCTTCCCCCGGAACTGCGGCGTCTGGCCCACTGA
- a CDS encoding universal stress protein produces MTAYRTVVVGTDGSDSSYVAVEKAASLAGAAGSTLIVACAYYPTDDRDVAAASDMLKDEAYQVRGSAPTNEILRTARDKATAAGAKEIVEKAIVGEPVESLLDLVRETQADLLVVGNRGLNTLAGRLLGSVPSDVARKSKSDVLIVHTVR; encoded by the coding sequence ATGACCGCCTACCGGACCGTTGTCGTCGGTACCGACGGCTCGGACTCGTCGTACGTCGCCGTGGAAAAGGCCGCTTCACTGGCCGGCGCCGCGGGCTCGACGCTCATCGTGGCCTGCGCCTACTACCCGACCGATGACCGTGATGTCGCCGCCGCGAGCGATATGCTCAAGGACGAGGCGTACCAGGTACGGGGTTCGGCGCCCACGAACGAGATCCTGCGCACCGCCCGCGACAAGGCGACAGCCGCCGGCGCGAAGGAGATCGTCGAGAAGGCCATCGTCGGCGAACCGGTCGAATCCCTGCTGGACCTGGTCAGGGAAACCCAGGCGGATCTGCTCGTGGTCGGTAACCGGGGCCTGAACACGCTGGCCGGTCGTCTGCTGGGCTCGGTGCCCTCGGATGTCGCGCGCAAATCGAAGTCCGACGTGCTGATCGTGCACACCGTGCGCTGA
- a CDS encoding DoxX family protein, which produces MDVVVLIGRVMFVILFLSSALGHFTQTKAMAGYARAKGVPMPELAVQGSGLLMLLGSISILFGIWADLGALLLLIMLVPTMIMMHSFWKETDAEATQMETIQFNKDLALAGACVMLFAFFAHTDELGLTITGPLFSL; this is translated from the coding sequence ATGGATGTCGTGGTGTTGATCGGCCGGGTTATGTTCGTCATTCTGTTCCTGAGCTCGGCGCTGGGCCATTTCACCCAGACCAAGGCCATGGCGGGTTACGCGCGAGCCAAGGGCGTGCCGATGCCGGAGCTCGCCGTCCAGGGATCCGGGCTGCTGATGCTGCTGGGCAGTATCAGCATCCTGTTCGGGATCTGGGCTGATCTGGGTGCCCTGCTGCTGCTGATCATGCTCGTCCCGACCATGATCATGATGCACAGTTTCTGGAAGGAGACCGACGCGGAGGCCACCCAGATGGAGACGATCCAGTTCAACAAAGACCTCGCGCTCGCAGGCGCCTGTGTCATGCTGTTCGCGTTTTTCGCGCACACCGATGAATTGGGTCTGACGATAACGGGGCCGCTGTTCTCGCTCTGA
- a CDS encoding DUF6597 domain-containing transcriptional factor has product MADARIPAPEVPAAGDRKAILHPHEQERFRTLDRLPAGESVSDYVEWYWSVRWDMRGRAPYAAQVLPYPCVHITFERDGDRCGGFVNGVCTRKFVRALTGRGETFGVRFRPGGFGAFTGLDIGVLRDRAVPLEEVLPDIDDLVARVLAEPADPDRRRLVEEHLGAHARRDDPNYRLVLTIADAMAGDRELTRVDQVTERFGVPVRTLQRLFRRYIGAGPKWVLRRYRLQDGADLLARGRIADLAALAAELGYFDQAHFTREFTAEVGMAPLEYAKNSLRSRDEVTSKVLPAS; this is encoded by the coding sequence GTGGCTGACGCGAGGATTCCGGCCCCGGAGGTGCCCGCCGCGGGCGACCGCAAGGCGATCCTGCACCCGCACGAGCAGGAGCGGTTCCGAACCCTCGACAGGCTGCCCGCGGGTGAGTCCGTATCGGACTATGTGGAGTGGTATTGGTCGGTGCGCTGGGATATGCGTGGTCGGGCGCCCTACGCTGCGCAGGTGCTTCCATATCCGTGCGTGCACATCACTTTCGAACGTGACGGTGACCGATGCGGTGGTTTCGTGAACGGGGTCTGCACCCGGAAATTCGTCCGTGCGCTCACCGGCCGGGGGGAGACATTCGGTGTCCGGTTCCGGCCCGGCGGTTTCGGAGCCTTCACCGGGCTCGATATCGGCGTGCTGCGGGATCGTGCGGTGCCGCTGGAGGAGGTGCTGCCCGATATCGATGACCTCGTCGCCCGGGTTCTCGCGGAACCCGCCGATCCCGACCGGCGCCGTCTGGTCGAAGAGCATCTGGGCGCCCACGCGCGCCGGGACGATCCGAACTACCGGCTCGTGCTGACGATCGCCGACGCGATGGCCGGCGACCGCGAACTGACGCGGGTCGATCAGGTGACCGAGCGGTTCGGGGTGCCGGTGCGGACACTGCAACGACTCTTCCGACGCTATATCGGCGCGGGTCCGAAATGGGTCCTGCGTCGATATCGATTACAGGACGGCGCCGATCTACTGGCCCGCGGTCGTATCGCGGACCTGGCCGCGCTCGCGGCCGAGCTCGGATATTTCGATCAAGCGCATTTCACTCGCGAGTTCACCGCCGAAGTCGGAATGGCGCCGCTGGAATATGCCAAGAATTCGTTACGCTCGCGCGATGAGGTGACGTCCAAGGTTCTGCCGGCCTCATAA
- a CDS encoding VOC family protein: protein MSETVDPIPAGYHSITVFIAVSDGNAAIDFYTTVFGAEVISRNDMPDGQPAHAELKIGDSTIQLGLPVPDQNVLAPTGDWVHTSLVHYCPDVDAVIARARAHGATVAEDPATFVTGDRYGALKDPFGHRWVVMTRVEDVSREEAERRVNEWMAAQV from the coding sequence ATGAGCGAAACAGTCGATCCCATCCCCGCGGGCTACCACTCCATCACCGTGTTCATCGCGGTATCCGACGGCAACGCCGCCATCGACTTCTACACGACGGTGTTCGGCGCCGAGGTGATCTCGCGCAACGATATGCCCGACGGGCAGCCTGCCCACGCCGAACTGAAGATCGGCGATTCCACCATCCAGCTGGGACTCCCGGTGCCGGACCAGAACGTGCTGGCGCCCACCGGCGACTGGGTGCATACCTCCCTCGTCCACTACTGCCCCGATGTCGACGCCGTGATCGCCCGGGCCCGCGCGCACGGCGCCACCGTCGCCGAGGATCCCGCCACCTTCGTCACCGGGGACCGCTACGGCGCCCTGAAGGACCCGTTCGGGCATCGCTGGGTCGTCATGACCCGAGTCGAGGACGTCTCCCGGGAGGAAGCCGAACGCCGCGTGAACGAATGGATGGCCGCCCAGGTCTGA
- the uvrB gene encoding excinuclease ABC subunit UvrB translates to MAFATELRAAGVTGTEADGETPLAKSEFRPVGEIERTGGRFEVVSPHQPAGDQPAAIEELERRINAGEPDVVLLGATGTGKSATTAWLIERLQRPTLVMAPNKTLAAQLANELREMFPHNAVEYFVSYYDYYQPEAYIAQTDTYIEKDSSINDDVERLRHSATSALLSRRDVVVVASVSCIYGLGTPQSYLDRSVLLEVGSEVDRDAFLRMLVDVQYTRNDMAFTRGSFRVRGDTVEIIPSYEELAVRIEFFGDEIEELYYLHPLTGDVVRKVDTVRIFPATHYVAGPDRMERAVVDIEAELEERLAELERKGKLLEAQRLRMRTQYDLEMIRQVGFCSGIENYSRHIDGRPAGSAPATLLDYFPDDFLLVIDESHVTVPQIGGMYEGDMSRKRNLVEFGFRLPSAVDNRPLTWEEFAERIGQAVYLSATPGNYELGRVNGEVVEQVIRPTGLVDPKVEVKPTKGQIDDLVHEIRLRTERDERVLVTTLTKKMSEDLTDYLLGLGVRVRYLHSEIDTLRRVELLRQLRLGEYDVLVGINLLREGLDLPEVSLVAILDADKEGFLRSSKSLIQTIGRAARNVSGEVHMYADKITDSMRNAIDETERRRAKQLAYNAEMGIDPQPLRKKIADILDQVYSEVGDEVEVGGSGRNASRGRRAQGEPGRAVSAGIVEGRDIKSMPRAELADLVAELTDQMMNAARDLQFELAGRLRDEIADLKKELRGMDAAGLQ, encoded by the coding sequence ATGGCATTCGCAACCGAACTCCGTGCGGCCGGCGTCACCGGGACCGAGGCCGACGGGGAGACTCCGCTGGCCAAATCGGAGTTCCGCCCGGTCGGCGAGATCGAGCGCACCGGTGGCCGGTTCGAGGTGGTCAGCCCGCATCAGCCGGCCGGTGACCAGCCCGCCGCGATCGAGGAACTCGAACGCCGGATCAACGCGGGAGAACCCGATGTGGTGTTGCTGGGCGCCACCGGTACCGGTAAATCGGCGACCACGGCCTGGCTCATCGAACGCTTGCAGCGGCCGACGCTGGTGATGGCCCCGAACAAGACGCTGGCGGCGCAATTGGCCAACGAACTACGCGAGATGTTCCCGCACAACGCGGTGGAGTATTTCGTCTCCTATTACGACTACTACCAGCCCGAGGCCTATATCGCGCAGACCGATACCTATATCGAGAAGGACAGCTCGATCAACGACGATGTGGAGCGGCTGCGCCATTCGGCGACCTCGGCACTGCTGTCGCGCCGGGATGTGGTCGTCGTCGCATCGGTGTCGTGTATCTACGGTCTCGGTACGCCGCAGTCCTATCTGGATCGCTCTGTACTGCTCGAGGTGGGGTCGGAGGTCGACCGCGACGCATTTCTGCGGATGCTGGTGGATGTCCAGTACACGCGCAACGACATGGCGTTCACACGGGGTTCGTTCCGGGTACGCGGCGATACCGTCGAGATCATCCCCTCTTACGAGGAACTGGCGGTACGCATCGAATTCTTCGGCGACGAGATCGAGGAACTCTACTATCTGCATCCGCTCACCGGAGATGTCGTGCGCAAGGTCGATACGGTCCGTATCTTCCCGGCCACGCACTATGTGGCGGGTCCGGATCGGATGGAACGGGCGGTCGTCGATATCGAGGCCGAGCTCGAGGAACGCCTCGCCGAACTCGAGCGCAAAGGCAAATTGCTCGAGGCCCAGCGGTTGCGGATGCGCACCCAGTACGACCTCGAGATGATCCGGCAGGTCGGCTTCTGCTCCGGTATCGAGAACTATTCGCGTCATATCGACGGACGGCCGGCCGGTTCGGCCCCCGCCACCCTGTTGGATTACTTCCCGGACGATTTCCTGCTGGTGATCGACGAGTCCCATGTGACGGTGCCGCAGATCGGCGGTATGTACGAGGGGGATATGTCGCGTAAGCGCAATCTGGTGGAATTCGGCTTCCGGCTGCCGTCGGCCGTGGACAACCGGCCGCTCACGTGGGAGGAATTCGCCGAACGGATCGGCCAGGCGGTCTACTTGTCCGCCACCCCGGGCAATTATGAGCTCGGTCGTGTCAACGGCGAGGTGGTGGAGCAGGTCATCCGCCCGACCGGTCTGGTCGATCCGAAGGTCGAGGTGAAACCCACCAAGGGACAGATCGACGATCTGGTGCACGAAATCCGGTTGCGCACCGAGCGCGACGAGCGGGTGCTGGTCACCACGCTCACCAAGAAGATGTCCGAGGATCTGACCGACTATCTGCTCGGGCTCGGCGTGCGGGTGCGCTATCTGCACTCCGAGATCGATACCCTCCGCCGCGTCGAACTGCTGCGGCAGCTGCGCCTCGGGGAATACGACGTGCTGGTCGGTATCAATCTGCTGCGCGAGGGCCTGGACCTGCCGGAGGTATCGCTGGTCGCGATTCTGGACGCGGACAAGGAAGGGTTCCTGCGCAGTTCGAAGAGCCTGATCCAAACCATCGGCCGCGCCGCACGCAATGTGTCCGGTGAGGTGCACATGTACGCGGACAAGATCACCGATTCGATGCGGAACGCGATCGACGAGACCGAACGCCGCCGTGCCAAACAACTCGCCTACAACGCGGAGATGGGGATCGATCCGCAGCCGCTGCGCAAGAAGATCGCCGATATCCTCGATCAGGTCTATTCCGAGGTCGGCGACGAGGTCGAGGTCGGCGGTTCCGGCCGCAACGCCAGCCGTGGGCGCCGGGCCCAGGGAGAACCGGGCCGGGCGGTGAGTGCGGGGATCGTCGAGGGGCGCGATATCAAGTCCATGCCGCGTGCGGAGCTGGCCGATCTGGTCGCCGAACTCACCGATCAGATGATGAACGCGGCCCGCGACCTGCAGTTCGAGCTCGCGGGCCGGCTGCGTGACGAGATCGCCGATCTGAAGAAGGAGCTGCGCGGTATGGACGCGGCCGGACTGCAGTGA
- a CDS encoding DUF402 domain-containing protein, which yields MTQVSSVDVHRPKVEYFDITELTNTDPKGFIREVERYHLEPWGLYMARTADHPQFHYLESWLLPTVNLRASVFHFHPAHMRDQDYYVDIGEFGEVEPKKWRSIDHYLDLVVRTGRETELLDIDELLAAHTAGLLDAATAEKAVATATRAIDGIAAHGHDFQAWTASLDMPLTWL from the coding sequence GTGACACAGGTATCCAGCGTGGACGTCCACCGGCCCAAGGTGGAGTACTTCGATATCACGGAACTGACCAATACCGACCCGAAGGGTTTCATCCGCGAGGTGGAGCGCTACCACCTCGAACCCTGGGGGTTGTACATGGCTCGCACCGCCGACCATCCGCAATTCCATTATCTGGAATCGTGGCTGCTGCCGACGGTGAATCTGCGCGCGTCGGTTTTCCATTTCCATCCCGCACATATGCGCGATCAGGACTACTACGTCGATATCGGCGAATTCGGCGAGGTCGAGCCGAAGAAATGGCGTTCGATCGACCATTATCTGGACCTGGTCGTCCGGACGGGCCGGGAAACCGAGCTACTGGATATCGACGAACTGCTGGCCGCGCACACCGCCGGCCTGCTCGACGCGGCCACCGCCGAGAAGGCAGTGGCCACCGCCACCCGGGCGATCGACGGTATCGCTGCCCACGGTCACGACTTCCAGGCCTGGACGGCTTCCCTCGATATGCCGCTCACCTGGCTGTGA